One Sanguibacter keddieii DSM 10542 genomic window carries:
- a CDS encoding 3-isopropylmalate dehydrogenase, giving the protein MTRNIELAVVAGDGIGIEVVEQGLAVLDAALAGTGTTVSPTPFDLGAQRWHRTGETLTDEDLASIRTHDAILLGAIGDPSVPSGVLERGLLLKLRFALDHYVNLRPGKLYQGVKSPLAEPGEIDFVVVREGTEGPYVGNGGAIRVGTPHEVANEVSVNTAFGVERVVRDAFARAQARPRKHLTLVHKHNVLVHAGHLWRRTVEAVNADFPDVTTDYLHVDAATIFLTTNPSRFDVIVTDNLFGDILTDQAAAITGGIGLAASANINPDRTAPSMFEPVHGSAPDIAGQGKADPTATVLSVAMLLDHLGLTDESRRVEAAVAADLAERGTRVRSTAEVGAELADRVRG; this is encoded by the coding sequence ATGACGAGGAACATCGAGCTGGCAGTGGTGGCAGGCGACGGCATCGGGATCGAGGTCGTGGAGCAGGGCCTCGCCGTGCTCGACGCGGCGCTCGCGGGGACGGGGACCACGGTCAGCCCGACCCCCTTCGACCTGGGCGCCCAGCGCTGGCACCGGACCGGTGAGACCCTCACCGACGAGGACCTCGCCTCGATCCGCACCCACGACGCGATCCTGCTCGGCGCCATCGGCGACCCGTCGGTCCCGTCGGGCGTCCTCGAGCGTGGTCTCCTGCTCAAGCTGCGCTTCGCCCTCGACCACTACGTCAACCTGCGCCCCGGCAAGCTGTACCAGGGTGTGAAGTCCCCGCTCGCCGAGCCGGGCGAGATCGACTTCGTCGTGGTCCGTGAGGGCACCGAGGGCCCGTACGTCGGCAACGGCGGCGCGATCCGGGTCGGCACGCCCCACGAGGTCGCCAACGAGGTCTCGGTCAACACCGCCTTCGGCGTCGAGCGCGTCGTCCGCGACGCCTTCGCCCGTGCCCAGGCCCGCCCGCGCAAGCACCTGACGCTCGTGCACAAGCACAACGTCCTGGTGCACGCCGGCCACCTGTGGCGCCGCACGGTCGAGGCCGTGAACGCCGACTTCCCGGACGTCACGACGGACTACCTGCACGTCGACGCCGCCACCATCTTCCTCACGACGAACCCGTCGCGATTCGACGTCATCGTCACCGACAACCTGTTCGGCGACATCCTGACGGACCAGGCCGCCGCGATCACCGGCGGCATCGGCCTCGCGGCCTCGGCGAACATCAACCCGGACCGCACCGCACCCTCCATGTTCGAGCCCGTCCACGGGTCTGCGCCCGACATCGCCGGGCAGGGCAAGGCCGACCCCACGGCCACCGTCCTCTCGGTCGCGATGCTCCTCGACCACCTCGGCCTGACCGACGAGTCCCGTCGCGTCGAGGCCGCCGTCGCCGCGGACCTCGCCGAGCGCGGCACCCGAGTACGGTCGACGGCCGAGGTGGGCGCCGAGCTCGCTGACCGCGTGCGCGGCTGA
- a CDS encoding DUF6301 family protein, with protein sequence MSDWDDFEERLATTLRNVTERVFLIIFSTAEPVRYVQLAGGPERVDAEAPGTDVVADADETVLDAAGWTPPGVAQPSWTATLPIPALTTEHHGVARQCARALRYAYGLTSPDDLGYRAWREPEMIPPGETWSTDRVERMDRGDRALRLPTLGIGPDERQAPETSAVPAAPSWKAMSPAEVCDLMDFWAAQPWPQTRDEVHRSAVEQLGWTVEVEDGTPYLINTVSGLTVPDVSTIGSRGDLSHLSLRTSDVVRPVTAESTAFLGDTFALLVRAREVAWGAPTMRRREDSTSATWDLASGARVSFTCAARSLSAMFQTPQGVALDQRAGW encoded by the coding sequence ATGTCCGACTGGGACGACTTCGAGGAGCGCCTGGCCACGACCCTGCGGAACGTGACCGAACGGGTCTTCCTCATCATCTTCTCCACCGCTGAGCCGGTCCGGTACGTCCAGCTCGCCGGGGGCCCCGAACGGGTCGACGCCGAGGCACCGGGGACCGACGTCGTCGCGGACGCGGACGAGACCGTCCTGGACGCCGCAGGGTGGACCCCACCGGGCGTCGCACAGCCGAGCTGGACGGCCACGCTCCCCATCCCCGCACTCACCACCGAGCATCACGGGGTGGCACGGCAGTGCGCCAGAGCCCTGCGGTACGCGTACGGCCTCACGAGCCCGGACGACCTCGGGTACCGGGCGTGGCGCGAGCCGGAGATGATCCCGCCCGGGGAGACCTGGTCCACCGACCGTGTCGAGCGCATGGACCGGGGCGACCGTGCACTCCGGCTCCCCACCCTCGGCATCGGTCCGGACGAGCGGCAGGCTCCTGAGACCTCCGCTGTGCCCGCTGCGCCCTCGTGGAAGGCCATGAGCCCCGCAGAGGTCTGCGACCTCATGGACTTCTGGGCGGCTCAGCCGTGGCCGCAGACGCGCGACGAGGTGCACCGCTCCGCCGTCGAGCAGCTCGGCTGGACGGTCGAGGTCGAGGACGGCACCCCGTACCTCATCAACACCGTCTCTGGGCTGACCGTGCCCGACGTCTCGACCATCGGGTCTCGCGGGGACCTGAGCCACCTCAGCCTGCGGACCTCGGACGTGGTCCGGCCGGTCACAGCGGAGTCCACCGCCTTCCTCGGCGACACCTTCGCCCTCCTCGTGCGTGCCCGTGAGGTCGCATGGGGCGCACCGACGATGCGACGGCGCGAGGACTCCACGTCGGCGACCTGGGACCTGGCGTCTGGTGCGCGGGTCTCGTTCACCTGTGCCGCCCGGAGCCTGAGCGCGATGTTCCAGACCCCCCAGGGTGTCGCTCTCGACCAGAGAGCAGGCTGGTGA
- a CDS encoding branched-chain amino acid aminotransferase: MSSTLDHTSDAAARAASFDIRPSDAPLPDAEREALLAEPKFGTVFSDHMARVTWTAGTGWADHRVEKYGPLQMDPASAVLHYAQEIFEGLKAYRHADGSVWTFRPEANAARFARSARRLALPELPEEDFLGAITALVRADAAWVPSGAEASLYLRPFMYGSEAFLGVRPSLEAEFLVIASPVGPYFAGGVKPVSIWVSQDMHRAGAGGTGDAKCGGNYAASLKPQIEAFEHGFEQVLFLDASTNTAIEELGGMNVFFVRADGSVETPELSGSILEGVTRMSIIQLLKDRGHEVVERRILLTEVQEGLADGSIVEAFACGTAAVVTPIGRLAGTEFDATISGGGPGELTLSIRDELTGIQTGRVADPHGWMTRLV, translated from the coding sequence ATGAGTTCCACGCTCGACCACACGTCCGACGCCGCAGCCCGCGCCGCGTCGTTCGACATCCGCCCCTCCGACGCCCCGCTGCCCGACGCGGAGCGCGAGGCGCTCCTCGCCGAGCCGAAGTTCGGCACCGTCTTCTCCGACCACATGGCCAGGGTCACCTGGACCGCCGGGACGGGGTGGGCCGACCACCGCGTCGAGAAGTACGGCCCCCTCCAGATGGACCCTGCGAGCGCCGTCCTCCACTACGCGCAGGAGATCTTCGAGGGCCTCAAGGCCTACCGTCACGCCGACGGGTCGGTCTGGACCTTCCGCCCCGAGGCCAACGCGGCCCGCTTCGCACGGTCCGCGCGCCGCCTCGCGCTGCCCGAGCTCCCCGAGGAGGACTTCCTCGGTGCGATCACCGCGCTGGTGCGCGCCGACGCCGCCTGGGTGCCCTCGGGCGCCGAGGCCAGCCTCTACCTGCGTCCGTTCATGTACGGCTCCGAGGCGTTCCTCGGCGTCCGGCCGTCGCTCGAGGCCGAGTTCCTCGTCATCGCGTCCCCGGTCGGCCCGTACTTCGCGGGCGGCGTGAAGCCCGTGTCGATCTGGGTCTCCCAGGACATGCACCGCGCAGGGGCCGGCGGCACCGGCGACGCCAAGTGCGGCGGCAACTACGCGGCGAGCCTCAAGCCGCAGATCGAGGCCTTCGAGCACGGCTTCGAGCAGGTGCTCTTCCTCGACGCGTCGACCAACACGGCCATCGAGGAGCTCGGCGGCATGAACGTGTTCTTCGTCCGCGCCGACGGCTCGGTCGAGACCCCGGAGCTCTCCGGCTCGATCCTCGAGGGCGTCACGCGCATGTCGATCATCCAGCTGCTCAAGGACCGTGGGCACGAGGTCGTCGAGCGTCGCATCCTGCTCACCGAGGTCCAGGAGGGTCTGGCCGACGGCTCGATCGTGGAGGCCTTCGCGTGCGGGACCGCGGCTGTCGTCACGCCGATCGGTCGCCTGGCCGGCACCGAGTTCGACGCGACCATCTCGGGCGGCGGCCCGGGGGAGCTCACGCTGTCGATCCGTGACGAGCTCACCGGCATCCAGACCGGACGGGTCGCCGACCCGCACGGGTGGATGACCCGCCTCGTCTGA
- a CDS encoding antibiotic biosynthesis monooxygenase family protein, with protein sequence MTVVKINAIDVPEGSGPELEKRFAARKGAVENSPGFLGFELLRPVKGETRYFVYTKWETEEAYQAWADGPARAAHAGPPAGADGAPAARPASVASGASLLEFEVVLGVDGQG encoded by the coding sequence ATGACAGTCGTGAAGATCAACGCCATCGACGTACCCGAGGGCTCCGGCCCCGAGCTCGAGAAGCGGTTCGCCGCCCGTAAGGGGGCCGTCGAGAACTCCCCCGGGTTCCTCGGCTTCGAGCTGCTGCGCCCGGTCAAGGGCGAGACCCGCTACTTCGTCTACACGAAGTGGGAGACGGAGGAGGCCTACCAGGCCTGGGCCGACGGCCCCGCCCGCGCCGCCCACGCCGGTCCCCCGGCCGGTGCAGACGGAGCACCCGCCGCCCGCCCCGCGTCAGTGGCCTCCGGCGCGAGCCTCCTCGAGTTCGAGGTCGTTCTGGGCGTCGACGGCCAGGGCTAG
- the cimA gene encoding citramalate synthase, which translates to MTFHVYDTTLRDGAQQEGMNLTVSDKLAIAPLLDELGVGFIEGGWPGAVPKDTDFFARAQKELTLRNAVLAAFGATRKVGLRASEDPQVLALLASQAPVITLVSKFDVRHVERALRTTPEENLAMITDTVSFLVAEGRRVVVDAEHFFDGYRYDPEYSRRAALTAFEAGAEVVALCDTNGGMLPHWVGEIVAEVRETVGEGPVLGMHAHNDTGCAVANSLAAVDAGASHVQGTVNGYGERTGNADLITVVANLELKGGRTLLAGDGLAESSRLAHAISEITNISPYARQPYVGASAFAHKAGLHASAIKVDPDLYQHIDPTLVGNDMRMLISEMAGRASIELKGKELGFDLAGQGEVLTRVTTRVKEAEANGYTYDAADASFELLLTEEVRGERPQYFTVESWRTIVERTGSRGTVPTAEATVKLHAGGERHVVTGEGNGPVNALDHALRLALATVYPEIAHFELIDFKVRILDQMHGTDAVTRVLIETTDGQKSWSTVGVGANLLEASWEALTDSAIYGLVHAGVDPR; encoded by the coding sequence GTGACCTTCCACGTGTACGACACCACCCTGCGCGACGGCGCCCAGCAGGAGGGCATGAACCTCACTGTCTCGGACAAGCTGGCGATCGCGCCCCTGCTCGACGAGCTCGGGGTGGGGTTCATCGAGGGTGGGTGGCCCGGTGCGGTCCCCAAGGACACCGACTTCTTCGCGCGGGCCCAGAAGGAGCTGACGCTCCGCAACGCCGTGCTCGCAGCCTTCGGCGCGACCCGCAAGGTGGGCCTGCGGGCCAGCGAGGACCCGCAGGTGCTCGCGCTGCTCGCCTCGCAGGCACCCGTCATCACCCTCGTGTCGAAGTTCGACGTCCGGCACGTCGAGCGGGCGCTGCGCACGACGCCCGAGGAGAACCTCGCGATGATCACCGACACGGTGTCGTTCCTCGTCGCCGAGGGCCGGCGCGTGGTCGTCGACGCGGAGCACTTCTTCGACGGCTACCGGTACGACCCCGAGTACTCGCGCCGTGCCGCGCTGACGGCCTTCGAGGCCGGCGCCGAGGTCGTCGCGCTCTGCGACACGAACGGCGGGATGCTCCCCCACTGGGTGGGCGAGATCGTCGCGGAGGTCCGCGAGACCGTCGGTGAGGGGCCGGTCCTCGGGATGCACGCCCACAACGACACCGGCTGCGCCGTCGCGAACTCGCTCGCTGCGGTCGACGCGGGAGCGTCGCACGTCCAGGGCACCGTCAACGGCTACGGGGAGCGCACCGGCAACGCCGACCTCATCACCGTGGTCGCGAACCTCGAGCTCAAGGGCGGACGCACGCTCCTCGCCGGTGACGGTCTCGCCGAGTCCAGCAGGCTCGCGCACGCCATCAGCGAGATCACCAACATCTCGCCCTACGCCCGCCAGCCCTACGTCGGGGCGAGCGCCTTCGCGCACAAGGCCGGCCTGCACGCGAGCGCCATCAAGGTCGACCCCGACCTGTACCAGCACATCGACCCGACGCTCGTCGGCAACGACATGCGCATGCTCATCTCCGAGATGGCCGGGCGCGCCTCGATCGAGCTCAAGGGCAAAGAGCTCGGCTTCGACCTCGCCGGGCAGGGCGAGGTGCTCACGCGGGTGACCACCCGCGTCAAGGAGGCGGAGGCCAACGGCTACACCTACGACGCGGCCGACGCGTCCTTCGAGCTGCTGCTCACCGAGGAGGTCCGAGGGGAGCGCCCGCAGTACTTCACGGTCGAGAGCTGGCGGACCATCGTGGAGCGCACCGGGAGCCGGGGGACGGTCCCGACGGCCGAGGCGACCGTCAAGCTGCACGCCGGCGGCGAGCGCCACGTGGTCACGGGGGAGGGCAACGGGCCGGTCAACGCCCTCGACCACGCGCTGCGCCTCGCGCTCGCGACCGTGTACCCCGAGATCGCGCACTTCGAGCTCATCGACTTCAAGGTGCGCATCCTCGACCAGATGCACGGCACGGACGCCGTGACCCGCGTGCTCATCGAGACGACGGACGGCCAGAAGAGCTGGTCGACGGTGGGCGTCGGCGCGAACCTCCTCGAGGCCTCCTGGGAGGCGCTGACCGACTCGGCGATCTACGGCCTCGTCCACGCCGGCGTCGACCCTCGCTGA